From the genome of Eucalyptus grandis isolate ANBG69807.140 chromosome 2, ASM1654582v1, whole genome shotgun sequence, one region includes:
- the LOC104422205 gene encoding probable serine/threonine-protein kinase SIS8 isoform X2 has translation MKNLFKKLHIMSNQTEDREELSSSMGSKTYDEASSPDRLTQARSYHFGEHKPFSGLSSWLHSVTNKHGHAGPSSSNASSNVIKGEPTEPSDSVSVSGANTDPDASLRDSESNSRDPDVEEEYQIQLAMEMSAREDPEAVQIEAVKQISLGSCAPDNTPAEVIAYRYWNYNALSYDDKIVDGFYDLYGVLTASTSGRMPSLVDLQGTPVSENIAWEAVLINRAADSNLLKLEEKALEMAVRSRSASLGLLQSNLVRNLAVLVSDYMGGPVADPENMLRAWQSLGYSLKSTLGSMVLPLGSLTIGMARHRALLFKVLADGVGIRCRLVKGQQYTGSDDVAINFVKLDDGREYIVDLMADPGTLIPSDATGSHAEFDESYLSVSPMSGDSSHAASSSSGVTSSYEEQLEFGTSDKRSRFGTSAVSGNESINEGEVLADVNITRPIMVKEGAKNSPEDLKDQSNLNKLGGREIPGRPNYPYTHARSPSWTEGVSSPAARRMKVKDVSEYMIDAAKENPQLAQKLHNVLLESGVIAPPNLFSEIYPGQLDASTEAKSPAEDRPLIGSKDEKSHQVGIQDTKGQDSRSEPRFLPPLPPYKPHSKATTPWGPSEQPKPVEGLGFNPPLELREATGQSIWSQSNATPPVYVKNVPVAAAAAAAAAVVASSMVVAAAKSNTDSNLEIPVAAAATATAAAVVATTAAVNKQYEAGVKSDGDPDSGGYEQRGSANRESDATGVNSEGERVSDRSTSNDSTKSDIALDDVAECEIQWEEISLGERIGLGSYGEVYRGDWHGTEVAVKKFLDQDISGDLLEEFKSEVRIMKKVRHPNVVLFMGAVTRPPNLSIISEFLHRGLNQDFSPAEEVYIGCYTGLTIN, from the exons ATGAAGAACCTTTTCAAGAAGCTCCACATCATGTCGAATCAAACAGAAGACAGGGAAGAGCTTAGTTCGTCTATGGGCAGCAAGACCTACGACGAGGCATCGTCGCCTGATAGGCTCACGCAAGCGCGATCGTATCATTTCGGCGAGCACAAGCCCTTTTCAGGGCTTTCTTCTTGGTTACACTCGGTTACTAATAAGCACGGACATGCTGGCCCATCATCTTCGAATGCATCTTCGAATGTGATTAAGGGAGAGCCAACGGAGCCATCTGATTCTGTCAGCGTCAGTGGAGCGAATACTGATCCGGATGCATCTTTGCGGGATTCGGAGTCTAACTCTAGAGATCCTGATGTAGAGGAGGAGTATCAAATACAATTGGCGATGGAGATGAGTGCTAGGGAGGATCCTGAGGCAGTTCAAATCGAGGCTGTCAAGCAGATTAGTTTGGGGTCTTGTGCTCCAGATAATACTCCAGCCGAGGTTATTGCTTATAGATACTGG AACTACAATGCTCTTAGCTATGATGACAAAATCGTGGATGGTTTTTATGATCTATATGGGGTCCTGACTGCGTCAACCTCAGGCAGAATGCCTTCACTTGTTGATTTGCAAGGAACACCTGTATCTGAAAATATCGCTTGGGAAGCAGTTTTGATCAACAGAGCTGCAGATTCAAATTTATTAAAACTGGAAGAGAAAGCCCTAGAGATGGCAGTCAGATCAAGATCAGCATCTCTTGGTTTGTTACAGAGTAATTTGGTGCGAAACCTAGCTGTTTTAGTTTCGGACTACATGGGTGGACCAGTTGCAGATCCAGAGAACATGTTAAGAGCATGGCAAAGTCTTGGCTATAGTTTGAAATCAACCCTTGGTAGTATGGTTTTGCCTCTTGGTTCCTTGACTATCGGGATGGCTCGGCATCGTGCTTTGTTGTTTAAG GTTTTGGCCGACGGTGTAGGCATCCGATGCCGGTTAGTGAAGGGGCAGCAGTATACAGGTTCAGATGATGTAGCAATTAACTTTGTAAAGCTTGATGATGGAAG GGAGTACATAGTTGACCTCATGGCTGATCCAGGCACTCTCATACCATCTGATGCGACGGGTTCGCATGCAGAATTTGATGAATCATACTTATCAGTCAGCCCTATGTCAGGAGATTCATCGCATGCGGCCTCTTCTAGTAGCGGAGTTACCAGTTCTTATGAAGAGCAGTTAGAATTTGGGACTTCTGACAAGAGATCCAGGTTCGGAACCAGTGCAGTGTCAGGAAATGAGTCCATTAATGAAGGTGAAGTCCTGGCTGATGTGAATATTACTAGGCCAATCATGGTGAAGGAAGGAGCCAAGAATTCCCCAGAAGACCTGAAAGATCAATCCAATTTGAATAAGTTGGGGGGAAGAGAGATCCCGGGAAGGCCTAATTATCCTTACACGCATGCAAGATCTCCTTCATGGACGGAAGGTGTGAGCTCACCTGCTGCTCGCAggatgaaagtgaaagatgttTCAGAATACATGATTGATGCTGCCAAAGAGAACCCACAGTTAGCTCAGAAGCTTCACAATGTATTACTTGAAAGCGGTGTCATTGCTCCACCAAACTTGTTTAGTGAAATTTATCCTGGGCAGTTAGATGCATCAACTGAGGCCAAGTCACCAGCTGAGGACAGGCCTCTGATAGGAAGTAAGGATGAAAAGAGCCATCAGGTTGGAATTCAAGACACTAAGGGTCAGGATAGTAGAAGTGAGCCTCGCTTTTTGCCTCCTTTGCCCCCCTATAAACCGCATTCAAAAGCGACAACCCCTTGGGGTCCATCAGAGCAACCTAAACCTGTAGAAGGTTTAGGATTCAACCCTCCACTAGAACTGCGGGAAGCAACTGGGCAGTCCATTTGGTCTCAATCCAATGCCACTCCACCGGTATATGTGAAAAATGTCCCTGTagcggcagcggcagcagcgGCTGCTGCAGTGGTGGCGTCGTCCATGGTAGTTGCTGCTGCAAAGTCGAACACGGACTCAAATCTTGAAATTCCTGTTGCAGCTGCTGCCACGGCAACAGCTGCAGCTGTGGTGGCAACTACTGCAGCTGTCAATAAGCAATATGAAGCAGGGGTGAAAAGTGATGGGGATCCAGATTCTGGTGGGTATGAGCAACGAGGGAGTGCTAATCGGGAGAGTGATGCTACTGGAGTAAATTCAGAAGGCGAGAGGGTTTCTGACAGATCAACTAGTAATGATAGCACAAAATCAGATATTGCCCTTGATGATGTTGCGGAGTGTGAGATTCAATGGGAGGAGATCTCCTTGGGAGAGCGTATAGGACTAG GATCCTATGGGGAGGTATACCGTGGGGACTGGCATGGAACC GAAGTTGCAGTTAAGAAGTTCCTAGACCAGGATATTTCTGGTGACTTGCTTGAAGAGTTCAAAAGTGAG GTCCGGATAATGAAGAAAGTTAGGCATCCCAATGTCGTTCTTTTCATGGGAGCTGTAACTCGTCCTCCAAATCTATCAATTATTTCAGAGTTTCTTCACAG GGGATTAAATCAGGATTTTTCCCCTGCAGAGGAAGTTTATATAGGCTGCTACACCGGCCTAACAATCAATTAG
- the LOC104422205 gene encoding probable serine/threonine-protein kinase SIS8 isoform X1: MKNLFKKLHIMSNQTEDREELSSSMGSKTYDEASSPDRLTQARSYHFGEHKPFSGLSSWLHSVTNKHGHAGPSSSNASSNVIKGEPTEPSDSVSVSGANTDPDASLRDSESNSRDPDVEEEYQIQLAMEMSAREDPEAVQIEAVKQISLGSCAPDNTPAEVIAYRYWNYNALSYDDKIVDGFYDLYGVLTASTSGRMPSLVDLQGTPVSENIAWEAVLINRAADSNLLKLEEKALEMAVRSRSASLGLLQSNLVRNLAVLVSDYMGGPVADPENMLRAWQSLGYSLKSTLGSMVLPLGSLTIGMARHRALLFKVLADGVGIRCRLVKGQQYTGSDDVAINFVKLDDGREYIVDLMADPGTLIPSDATGSHAEFDESYLSVSPMSGDSSHAASSSSGVTSSYEEQLEFGTSDKRSRFGTSAVSGNESINEGEVLADVNITRPIMVKEGAKNSPEDLKDQSNLNKLGGREIPGRPNYPYTHARSPSWTEGVSSPAARRMKVKDVSEYMIDAAKENPQLAQKLHNVLLESGVIAPPNLFSEIYPGQLDASTEAKSPAEDRPLIGSKDEKSHQVGIQDTKGQDSRSEPRFLPPLPPYKPHSKATTPWGPSEQPKPVEGLGFNPPLELREATGQSIWSQSNATPPVYVKNVPVAAAAAAAAAVVASSMVVAAAKSNTDSNLEIPVAAAATATAAAVVATTAAVNKQYEAGVKSDGDPDSGGYEQRGSANRESDATGVNSEGERVSDRSTSNDSTKSDIALDDVAECEIQWEEISLGERIGLGSYGEVYRGDWHGTEVAVKKFLDQDISGDLLEEFKSEVRIMKKVRHPNVVLFMGAVTRPPNLSIISEFLHRGSLYRLLHRPNNQLDERRRLRMALDAARGMNYLHNCNPVIVHRDLKSPNLLVDKNWVVKVCDFGLSRMKHSTYLSSRSAAGTAEWMAPEVLRNEPSDEKCDVYSFGVILWELSTLQQPWGGMNPMQVVGAVGFQHRRLDIPDNVDPVVADIIKKCWQTDPKLRPTFAEIMAALKPLQKPITSSMIPRQAR; encoded by the exons ATGAAGAACCTTTTCAAGAAGCTCCACATCATGTCGAATCAAACAGAAGACAGGGAAGAGCTTAGTTCGTCTATGGGCAGCAAGACCTACGACGAGGCATCGTCGCCTGATAGGCTCACGCAAGCGCGATCGTATCATTTCGGCGAGCACAAGCCCTTTTCAGGGCTTTCTTCTTGGTTACACTCGGTTACTAATAAGCACGGACATGCTGGCCCATCATCTTCGAATGCATCTTCGAATGTGATTAAGGGAGAGCCAACGGAGCCATCTGATTCTGTCAGCGTCAGTGGAGCGAATACTGATCCGGATGCATCTTTGCGGGATTCGGAGTCTAACTCTAGAGATCCTGATGTAGAGGAGGAGTATCAAATACAATTGGCGATGGAGATGAGTGCTAGGGAGGATCCTGAGGCAGTTCAAATCGAGGCTGTCAAGCAGATTAGTTTGGGGTCTTGTGCTCCAGATAATACTCCAGCCGAGGTTATTGCTTATAGATACTGG AACTACAATGCTCTTAGCTATGATGACAAAATCGTGGATGGTTTTTATGATCTATATGGGGTCCTGACTGCGTCAACCTCAGGCAGAATGCCTTCACTTGTTGATTTGCAAGGAACACCTGTATCTGAAAATATCGCTTGGGAAGCAGTTTTGATCAACAGAGCTGCAGATTCAAATTTATTAAAACTGGAAGAGAAAGCCCTAGAGATGGCAGTCAGATCAAGATCAGCATCTCTTGGTTTGTTACAGAGTAATTTGGTGCGAAACCTAGCTGTTTTAGTTTCGGACTACATGGGTGGACCAGTTGCAGATCCAGAGAACATGTTAAGAGCATGGCAAAGTCTTGGCTATAGTTTGAAATCAACCCTTGGTAGTATGGTTTTGCCTCTTGGTTCCTTGACTATCGGGATGGCTCGGCATCGTGCTTTGTTGTTTAAG GTTTTGGCCGACGGTGTAGGCATCCGATGCCGGTTAGTGAAGGGGCAGCAGTATACAGGTTCAGATGATGTAGCAATTAACTTTGTAAAGCTTGATGATGGAAG GGAGTACATAGTTGACCTCATGGCTGATCCAGGCACTCTCATACCATCTGATGCGACGGGTTCGCATGCAGAATTTGATGAATCATACTTATCAGTCAGCCCTATGTCAGGAGATTCATCGCATGCGGCCTCTTCTAGTAGCGGAGTTACCAGTTCTTATGAAGAGCAGTTAGAATTTGGGACTTCTGACAAGAGATCCAGGTTCGGAACCAGTGCAGTGTCAGGAAATGAGTCCATTAATGAAGGTGAAGTCCTGGCTGATGTGAATATTACTAGGCCAATCATGGTGAAGGAAGGAGCCAAGAATTCCCCAGAAGACCTGAAAGATCAATCCAATTTGAATAAGTTGGGGGGAAGAGAGATCCCGGGAAGGCCTAATTATCCTTACACGCATGCAAGATCTCCTTCATGGACGGAAGGTGTGAGCTCACCTGCTGCTCGCAggatgaaagtgaaagatgttTCAGAATACATGATTGATGCTGCCAAAGAGAACCCACAGTTAGCTCAGAAGCTTCACAATGTATTACTTGAAAGCGGTGTCATTGCTCCACCAAACTTGTTTAGTGAAATTTATCCTGGGCAGTTAGATGCATCAACTGAGGCCAAGTCACCAGCTGAGGACAGGCCTCTGATAGGAAGTAAGGATGAAAAGAGCCATCAGGTTGGAATTCAAGACACTAAGGGTCAGGATAGTAGAAGTGAGCCTCGCTTTTTGCCTCCTTTGCCCCCCTATAAACCGCATTCAAAAGCGACAACCCCTTGGGGTCCATCAGAGCAACCTAAACCTGTAGAAGGTTTAGGATTCAACCCTCCACTAGAACTGCGGGAAGCAACTGGGCAGTCCATTTGGTCTCAATCCAATGCCACTCCACCGGTATATGTGAAAAATGTCCCTGTagcggcagcggcagcagcgGCTGCTGCAGTGGTGGCGTCGTCCATGGTAGTTGCTGCTGCAAAGTCGAACACGGACTCAAATCTTGAAATTCCTGTTGCAGCTGCTGCCACGGCAACAGCTGCAGCTGTGGTGGCAACTACTGCAGCTGTCAATAAGCAATATGAAGCAGGGGTGAAAAGTGATGGGGATCCAGATTCTGGTGGGTATGAGCAACGAGGGAGTGCTAATCGGGAGAGTGATGCTACTGGAGTAAATTCAGAAGGCGAGAGGGTTTCTGACAGATCAACTAGTAATGATAGCACAAAATCAGATATTGCCCTTGATGATGTTGCGGAGTGTGAGATTCAATGGGAGGAGATCTCCTTGGGAGAGCGTATAGGACTAG GATCCTATGGGGAGGTATACCGTGGGGACTGGCATGGAACC GAAGTTGCAGTTAAGAAGTTCCTAGACCAGGATATTTCTGGTGACTTGCTTGAAGAGTTCAAAAGTGAG GTCCGGATAATGAAGAAAGTTAGGCATCCCAATGTCGTTCTTTTCATGGGAGCTGTAACTCGTCCTCCAAATCTATCAATTATTTCAGAGTTTCTTCACAG AGGAAGTTTATATAGGCTGCTACACCGGCCTAACAATCAATTAGATGAGCGAAGGAGGTTAAGGATGGCCCTTGATGCA GCCCGGGGAATGAATTATTTGCATAACTGTAATCCAGTTATAGTACACCGTGACTTGAAGTCTCCCAACCTTCTTGTTGATAAAAATTGGGTCGTGAAG GTTTGCGATTTTGGATTATCTCGGATGAAGCATAGCACATACCTCTCATCTAGGTCCGCCGCTGGAACG GCAGAGTGGATGGCTCCGGAGGTGCTGAGAAATGAACCTTCAGATGAAAA GTGtgatgtctatagctttgggGTCATATTATGGGAGCTGTCTACGCTGCAACAACCTTGGGGGGGAATGAATCCTATGCAAGTCGTTGGTGCTGTCGGCTTTCAGCACCGTCGGCTCGATATTCCGGATAATGTGGACCCTGTTGTCGCGGATATCATCAAAAAGTGCTGGCAAAC AGATCCGAAATTGAGACCGACATTTGCTGAGATCATGGCTGCGCTGAAGCCCTTGCAGAAGCCCATAACTAGCTCCATGATCCCGAGGCAAGCACGCTGA
- the LOC104422205 gene encoding probable serine/threonine-protein kinase SIS8 isoform X3 produces MPSLVDLQGTPVSENIAWEAVLINRAADSNLLKLEEKALEMAVRSRSASLGLLQSNLVRNLAVLVSDYMGGPVADPENMLRAWQSLGYSLKSTLGSMVLPLGSLTIGMARHRALLFKVLADGVGIRCRLVKGQQYTGSDDVAINFVKLDDGREYIVDLMADPGTLIPSDATGSHAEFDESYLSVSPMSGDSSHAASSSSGVTSSYEEQLEFGTSDKRSRFGTSAVSGNESINEGEVLADVNITRPIMVKEGAKNSPEDLKDQSNLNKLGGREIPGRPNYPYTHARSPSWTEGVSSPAARRMKVKDVSEYMIDAAKENPQLAQKLHNVLLESGVIAPPNLFSEIYPGQLDASTEAKSPAEDRPLIGSKDEKSHQVGIQDTKGQDSRSEPRFLPPLPPYKPHSKATTPWGPSEQPKPVEGLGFNPPLELREATGQSIWSQSNATPPVYVKNVPVAAAAAAAAAVVASSMVVAAAKSNTDSNLEIPVAAAATATAAAVVATTAAVNKQYEAGVKSDGDPDSGGYEQRGSANRESDATGVNSEGERVSDRSTSNDSTKSDIALDDVAECEIQWEEISLGERIGLGSYGEVYRGDWHGTEVAVKKFLDQDISGDLLEEFKSEVRIMKKVRHPNVVLFMGAVTRPPNLSIISEFLHRGSLYRLLHRPNNQLDERRRLRMALDAARGMNYLHNCNPVIVHRDLKSPNLLVDKNWVVKVCDFGLSRMKHSTYLSSRSAAGTAEWMAPEVLRNEPSDEKCDVYSFGVILWELSTLQQPWGGMNPMQVVGAVGFQHRRLDIPDNVDPVVADIIKKCWQTDPKLRPTFAEIMAALKPLQKPITSSMIPRQAR; encoded by the exons ATGCCTTCACTTGTTGATTTGCAAGGAACACCTGTATCTGAAAATATCGCTTGGGAAGCAGTTTTGATCAACAGAGCTGCAGATTCAAATTTATTAAAACTGGAAGAGAAAGCCCTAGAGATGGCAGTCAGATCAAGATCAGCATCTCTTGGTTTGTTACAGAGTAATTTGGTGCGAAACCTAGCTGTTTTAGTTTCGGACTACATGGGTGGACCAGTTGCAGATCCAGAGAACATGTTAAGAGCATGGCAAAGTCTTGGCTATAGTTTGAAATCAACCCTTGGTAGTATGGTTTTGCCTCTTGGTTCCTTGACTATCGGGATGGCTCGGCATCGTGCTTTGTTGTTTAAG GTTTTGGCCGACGGTGTAGGCATCCGATGCCGGTTAGTGAAGGGGCAGCAGTATACAGGTTCAGATGATGTAGCAATTAACTTTGTAAAGCTTGATGATGGAAG GGAGTACATAGTTGACCTCATGGCTGATCCAGGCACTCTCATACCATCTGATGCGACGGGTTCGCATGCAGAATTTGATGAATCATACTTATCAGTCAGCCCTATGTCAGGAGATTCATCGCATGCGGCCTCTTCTAGTAGCGGAGTTACCAGTTCTTATGAAGAGCAGTTAGAATTTGGGACTTCTGACAAGAGATCCAGGTTCGGAACCAGTGCAGTGTCAGGAAATGAGTCCATTAATGAAGGTGAAGTCCTGGCTGATGTGAATATTACTAGGCCAATCATGGTGAAGGAAGGAGCCAAGAATTCCCCAGAAGACCTGAAAGATCAATCCAATTTGAATAAGTTGGGGGGAAGAGAGATCCCGGGAAGGCCTAATTATCCTTACACGCATGCAAGATCTCCTTCATGGACGGAAGGTGTGAGCTCACCTGCTGCTCGCAggatgaaagtgaaagatgttTCAGAATACATGATTGATGCTGCCAAAGAGAACCCACAGTTAGCTCAGAAGCTTCACAATGTATTACTTGAAAGCGGTGTCATTGCTCCACCAAACTTGTTTAGTGAAATTTATCCTGGGCAGTTAGATGCATCAACTGAGGCCAAGTCACCAGCTGAGGACAGGCCTCTGATAGGAAGTAAGGATGAAAAGAGCCATCAGGTTGGAATTCAAGACACTAAGGGTCAGGATAGTAGAAGTGAGCCTCGCTTTTTGCCTCCTTTGCCCCCCTATAAACCGCATTCAAAAGCGACAACCCCTTGGGGTCCATCAGAGCAACCTAAACCTGTAGAAGGTTTAGGATTCAACCCTCCACTAGAACTGCGGGAAGCAACTGGGCAGTCCATTTGGTCTCAATCCAATGCCACTCCACCGGTATATGTGAAAAATGTCCCTGTagcggcagcggcagcagcgGCTGCTGCAGTGGTGGCGTCGTCCATGGTAGTTGCTGCTGCAAAGTCGAACACGGACTCAAATCTTGAAATTCCTGTTGCAGCTGCTGCCACGGCAACAGCTGCAGCTGTGGTGGCAACTACTGCAGCTGTCAATAAGCAATATGAAGCAGGGGTGAAAAGTGATGGGGATCCAGATTCTGGTGGGTATGAGCAACGAGGGAGTGCTAATCGGGAGAGTGATGCTACTGGAGTAAATTCAGAAGGCGAGAGGGTTTCTGACAGATCAACTAGTAATGATAGCACAAAATCAGATATTGCCCTTGATGATGTTGCGGAGTGTGAGATTCAATGGGAGGAGATCTCCTTGGGAGAGCGTATAGGACTAG GATCCTATGGGGAGGTATACCGTGGGGACTGGCATGGAACC GAAGTTGCAGTTAAGAAGTTCCTAGACCAGGATATTTCTGGTGACTTGCTTGAAGAGTTCAAAAGTGAG GTCCGGATAATGAAGAAAGTTAGGCATCCCAATGTCGTTCTTTTCATGGGAGCTGTAACTCGTCCTCCAAATCTATCAATTATTTCAGAGTTTCTTCACAG AGGAAGTTTATATAGGCTGCTACACCGGCCTAACAATCAATTAGATGAGCGAAGGAGGTTAAGGATGGCCCTTGATGCA GCCCGGGGAATGAATTATTTGCATAACTGTAATCCAGTTATAGTACACCGTGACTTGAAGTCTCCCAACCTTCTTGTTGATAAAAATTGGGTCGTGAAG GTTTGCGATTTTGGATTATCTCGGATGAAGCATAGCACATACCTCTCATCTAGGTCCGCCGCTGGAACG GCAGAGTGGATGGCTCCGGAGGTGCTGAGAAATGAACCTTCAGATGAAAA GTGtgatgtctatagctttgggGTCATATTATGGGAGCTGTCTACGCTGCAACAACCTTGGGGGGGAATGAATCCTATGCAAGTCGTTGGTGCTGTCGGCTTTCAGCACCGTCGGCTCGATATTCCGGATAATGTGGACCCTGTTGTCGCGGATATCATCAAAAAGTGCTGGCAAAC AGATCCGAAATTGAGACCGACATTTGCTGAGATCATGGCTGCGCTGAAGCCCTTGCAGAAGCCCATAACTAGCTCCATGATCCCGAGGCAAGCACGCTGA
- the LOC104422223 gene encoding uncharacterized protein LOC104422223 isoform X1, protein MAAVLDSHFLALTAIVTVVYQALFFVVTALLKFDKVTDFAGSTNFVIIALLTLIVKGAWHFRQVVLTILVVIWGLRLGLFLLMRILNWGEDRRFDEMRSNLGKLAIFWIFQAVWVWTVSLPVTVVNASNRDPSLQARDIVGWIMWLLGFLVEAVADQQKLNFKNSPENRGKWCNIGLWSYSRHPNYFGEILLWWGIFVASTPVLKGSEWLVIFGPIFLTLLLLFLSGIPLLEESADKKYGNAASYRIYKRTTSPLILLPPSVYGNLPPWVKTIFLFEFPLYSRNLPDEGVNWYREVDQKQRRD, encoded by the exons ATGGCCGCCGTCCTCGACTCTCATTTCCTCGCTCTCACCGCCATCGTCACc GTCGTGTACCAGGCGCTGTTCTTCGTCGTCACCGCTCTCCTCAAGTTCGATAAGGTCACCGATTTCGCCG GAAGCACCAACTTCGTTATCATTGCTCTGTTGACGCTGATTGTCAAGGGGGCATGGCATTTCAGACAg GTGGTCCTGACAATTCTTGTAGTAATCTGGGGTCTCCGACTGGGTCTCTTTCTGTTAATGAG AATTCTAAATTGGGGGGAAGACAGGCGATTTGATGAGATGCGCAGCAATTTGGGGAAATTGGCGATTTTCTGGATTTTCCAG GCTGTCTGGGTTTGGACAGTTAGTTTACCAGTAACTGTGGTGAATGCAAGCAACAGAGATCCATCTCTCCAAGCTCGGGACATAGTTGGGTGGATTATGTGGCTTCTGGGTTTTTTGGTTGAAGCAGTAGCTGACCAGCAGAAATTGAACTTCAAGAATTCTCCCGAAAATCGAGGGAAATGGTGCAATATTGGACTCTGGAGTTATTCTCGGCATCCAAACTATTTTGGTGAG ATCTTACTATGGTGGGGAATCTTTGTGGCTTCCACCCCTGTACTCAAAGGTTCTGAGTGGCTTGTAATTTTCGGGCCAATCTTCCTCACGTTGTTGCTTCTGTTTCTCAGTGGCATTCCTTTACTTGAG GAATCGGCAGACAAGAAATATGGCAATGCGGCTTCATACAGGATATATAAAAGAACAACCAG CCCTCTCATTCTGCTTCCTCCATCAGTTTATGGCAACCTGCCTCCATGGGTCAAAACAATCTTTCTCTTTGAGTTTCCTTTGTACAGTCGGAATCTTCCTGACGAGGGTGTGAACTG GTATAGAGAAGTCGATCAGAAGCAGCGGCGTGACTGA
- the LOC104422223 gene encoding uncharacterized protein LOC104422223 isoform X2, producing MAAVLDSHFLALTAIVTVVYQALFFVVTALLKFDKVTDFAGSTNFVIIALLTLIVKGAWHFRQVVLTILVVIWGLRLGLFLLMRILNWGEDRRFDEMRSNLGKLAIFWIFQAVWVWTVSLPVTVVNASNRDPSLQARDIVGWIMWLLGFLVEAVADQQKLNFKNSPENRGKWCNIGLWSYSRHPNYFGEILLWWGIFVASTPVLKGSEWLVIFGPIFLTLLLLFLSGIPLLEESADKKYGNAASYRIYKRTTSPLILLPPSVYGNLPPWVKTIFLFEFPLYSRNLPDEGVN from the exons ATGGCCGCCGTCCTCGACTCTCATTTCCTCGCTCTCACCGCCATCGTCACc GTCGTGTACCAGGCGCTGTTCTTCGTCGTCACCGCTCTCCTCAAGTTCGATAAGGTCACCGATTTCGCCG GAAGCACCAACTTCGTTATCATTGCTCTGTTGACGCTGATTGTCAAGGGGGCATGGCATTTCAGACAg GTGGTCCTGACAATTCTTGTAGTAATCTGGGGTCTCCGACTGGGTCTCTTTCTGTTAATGAG AATTCTAAATTGGGGGGAAGACAGGCGATTTGATGAGATGCGCAGCAATTTGGGGAAATTGGCGATTTTCTGGATTTTCCAG GCTGTCTGGGTTTGGACAGTTAGTTTACCAGTAACTGTGGTGAATGCAAGCAACAGAGATCCATCTCTCCAAGCTCGGGACATAGTTGGGTGGATTATGTGGCTTCTGGGTTTTTTGGTTGAAGCAGTAGCTGACCAGCAGAAATTGAACTTCAAGAATTCTCCCGAAAATCGAGGGAAATGGTGCAATATTGGACTCTGGAGTTATTCTCGGCATCCAAACTATTTTGGTGAG ATCTTACTATGGTGGGGAATCTTTGTGGCTTCCACCCCTGTACTCAAAGGTTCTGAGTGGCTTGTAATTTTCGGGCCAATCTTCCTCACGTTGTTGCTTCTGTTTCTCAGTGGCATTCCTTTACTTGAG GAATCGGCAGACAAGAAATATGGCAATGCGGCTTCATACAGGATATATAAAAGAACAACCAG CCCTCTCATTCTGCTTCCTCCATCAGTTTATGGCAACCTGCCTCCATGGGTCAAAACAATCTTTCTCTTTGAGTTTCCTTTGTACAGTCGGAATCTTCCTGACGAGGGTGTGAACTG